In Balaenoptera acutorostrata chromosome 3, mBalAcu1.1, whole genome shotgun sequence, the genomic stretch gaaggaagaaagagattgTGAGTGGAATAGGGGGCCATAGGGCCTCCTGGGGTACTGGaaggttctgtttcttgatcttggTGACAGCTAACAGACATGAACACTtatcaagctgtacacttaaactCTGTGCACTTTTCTTTATGTGTATTACACATCATTAAAAACTGTactagggagaaaaagaaagaaagacaaacagtTCCAGTTAGAAGGTTTGCCTagccaaagcttttttttttaattttaaaagcaatttgtAATTAGAAATTACATCCTACATACAGGAGTTATTCCAAGAAGTTTCATTTCATTGTCTAGGACAGAGTGGATAGCTCTGAAAAGATGAAGTCTGGCTCCAATCACTTCAGGTGGGGTAGGAACCCCCTCTGAGCCTACCAAGTAAACCAAAGTTGTGAAGGAAATGAAACTTCCTGTTAAGACATTCATTTGTTCATACATTCCTGTTGCATTAATTCCCTTAGTCTTCACTGattgtctgtctctcctccaCACAGACATCTATCCACATACGCTGTGTTATGAATCCAGACTTGATCCACAAGGCATGACCTGGCCCTTTCAGGGGTTCCCGTGCCCAGAGGAAGAGACAGGCAGACATTTCACCTTGCAGCCACACTCCTCACCTTCCCGGACTCCTTTTTGTGATTCTTCTCACATATTTGTCCTGAGATATCCTCTGACTCCTGAATtgattagtcagggttctccagagaaacagaaccaattaGAGATacgtagatacatagatacatagatagcagaaagatgatagatagatatatagatagataatagggaggtaggtagatagataacaGATAGAaggatgatagatagatatatagctagataatagatacatagatagataacaGAAGGATGATAGATGGATATATAGATAgttgatagataggtagataatagatgatagatagacagatagatagatagaggtttattataagaaattggctTATGTCATTATGGAGACCAGCAAGTCTCAGGATCTGCAGGGTGAGTCAGCAACCAGGAGACTCAGGAGAACTGATGGTTTCCTTTCAGTCTGAAGGCCTGCAGGCTCAAGACCTGGGAAGAACCTAGGTTTCAGTTTGGATTCGAAAGCGGGAAAAAGCTGATGTCCCACCtcaaaggcagtcaggcaggaggagttccctcttactcaGCCCTTTTCtgctattcaggccttcaactgatgagatgaggcccacccacactggggagggcaatctgctttactcagtctaccaattcaaatgttaatctcatccagaaacgccctcacagacacacccagaatcaTGTTTGGCAAATGTCTCGGCACCCCGTGACCCAGTCaggttgacatataaaattaactgtCACAGCTCTAGAGCATGAATAGCCTTCCAGCTCTAAAGACACAGCTCAGGGCCCTGGCCTGGTCCGTGTCACATCCCATCAAACAGACAAGCTGTCGATACCTCACATACATTGGTCATTTCTTACATATTGTTTGGATTAGTAATCAGTGGAAAAGAAGGCTTCAGCTGCCCACTAGGCCCCCTGGATggccacatttattattttaaagaataaaaagaaaagattttagttattacaaaataaatcatACATTCCAGAGAATCTCTGAAACAGTTAAAAGGATAAGGATAAAAATGAACCCCCGTGTACCCCCCCATCCAgcctaaaaaaatggaaaatgaccaGTATATTGAAGGCCTTTGATGCTCCTCCCAATGGCTTTCCACTCTGTCCTTACCTATAAGAAGCCACTCtcctgaattttgtgttaatcattctcttgctttttaaaaacatcaaagtaTATGTCTCTAAATATATAGGTTTGGTTTGGCCTGTTTTGAGCCTTTGTGAATTGACATATGCTGTGTGTATCCTGTGCAATATGCTTTTCCACACTACCTGAAGTGTTGGGGCCTCATCCACACCGTCACGTGTAGCCTCAGTgcatataatattcttttttgtggACATGTCCATTGTACGGGCCATGTGTTGGTCTCTTCAACTGTTGGTGCCCGTTTGGGTAACTTCCGGTCCTCTTCTGTCACATATGAAGCTCACAGAAGTGTTCCTGTCCCCGTCTCCAGGTGCACAGGTGCAGGGGTTTCTCTAGGGTGGGCATCTAGGAGATCAGGTGCTCAGCCCAGTTGTAGAATATATGTCTCTTCGCTTCTCTAGGTAATGCCAAGGAACTTTCCAGAATGATTATACCAATTTATGCTCCTGCTGGAGGTGATGCAGGTTCCTTATGATGttctccccacctcctttccaTCCAGTCTGGTCTCAGTTAATCACCTTCCCTAGGTGCAGTCACCCCTGCTCACAGGGCAGCCAGTGCTTAGAGCACGGTGTGACTGTGACGCCCTCCTACACACTTCGTGCATATGCCGGACAGCACTTTTCTAGGGTGGGATCCGATATGTGAACGTGTGTCAAATTGCCGTCGCTGTGGGAGAGCCCACACGTTTCAGTCAGACTACTGTGCAGCTGTCTGCTTCAAGGAAAAGGGCTAAAACAAAACCTCAGTAGAGTGGGTGGCGCCCAGGCTGGACTCCAGGGCTGATCTCTTTATGCCAGTGTCAGGACATTCATCCTTGAAATTGATCAGTCATGCTCTGCCATTTCTCCACGGCCAAGAGCAACGGGTCCCAAGATTGGCTGCATGGGAGATATTTCACCCCCACCTGAGATCTAGTCCCCAGACAGGAAATCACTGCCCTGCCCAATCTGCCTGGCTATGGAGAGAATTCTTATAAACCATCATCTTTTGTGCTGCCTCTTTCCAATTACAGGCTAGCCTGGGGAGGAAGATAAAGACATTTGCAACCAAGATGGTAATCACGAGTGGAAATGATGAAGACAGAGGAGgccaagaaaaagagagcaaagaaGAGAGTGTCTTGGCAATGCTGGGGATTATCGGGACCATTCTGAACCTCGTCGTCatcatatttgtatacatatacaccaCTCTGTGAATGGCCCAGAGGGTCCTCAGGCCTTGGCGTGGCCAAAAGACGGGAGTCCCGTGCGTCGGCAGGTCAGTGACGGGACACTGCGCAAACAAGCAGCGTTGACCTACACACACCGTTCAATCAAATGTACCTTCGAACTTGATAAAGGGTCCCCAAAATAAACCGATCAGACACTAAAGCACAATGGATCCAACAAAACTCGTTCACACAGCAAGGAACTCAACGTCGTTGGCAGGGGACCCGAAAGAACGCTTGGAAGACTCGCCTCTGACGCCGTCTGGGAGTGGATGGGTGCAGAGACTCATTATCCCAGGTCGCTGACGGATGTCACATGTTCAAAAAGAGGAACAGGGCGGACGCAGCTCACGGTGTGTCTCCCAGGACACGCAGTTCCTCCTAACTCGATGAGCTATTTGGTACAAAAAACCACAGGGACAATCCTTTGACAAGCATCCCATTCATCAAAAGTGTCTATTTGATACCGGGGagataacttatttttcttttttcattggcTCGACGTGTGTATCTGTTCATATCAaggtttataaatatatatttttaataaatgtgctCTATTTTTCAGCATGAACCAAATATTTGGAGAGGCGCTCCTGGATCCATAGAGCTTTCTTTGGTTTTACCTGCTTAAACCCCTAGACTGCAGATGTTCTGTTGTGTAATCACTCTGGTCCTAATTCTCTCATCTTGTATTGTttaccttctctctccctctagcTCTTCTCGGTCTGGAGGACGTCTTTCCATAATACCAGCCGTGATCTTGGTTGGTGCATGTTTTAAGATGGTCTGTTGAG encodes the following:
- the TUNAR gene encoding protein TUNAR isoform X1 produces the protein MHCSASLGRKIKTFATKMVITSGNDEDRGGQEKESKEESVLAMLGIIGTILNLVVIIFVYIYTTL
- the TUNAR gene encoding protein TUNAR isoform X2 — protein: MVITSGNDEDRGGQEKESKEESVLAMLGIIGTILNLVVIIFVYIYTTL